DNA sequence from the Streptomyces canus genome:
CGAGCAGGTCAAGCTGTGGCTGACGGGGAGCCTCAACGGGCGGGGTTGGCAGCAGGCGGGGCCCCTCGGCGTCGTACTCCTGGTGTGTCTGCCCGCGCTGGCATGGGCGAGCAGGGCCGCGCGGCCGCTCGGGTTCGACGCGGACACCGCCGCCGCGCTGGGCGTGCGGGTGGACCGGGTGCGGCTCGGTCTGACCCTGCTCGGGGTGGTGCTCGCCGCCACCGCGACCGGTGCCGCGGGGCCGATCGGGTTCGTGGCCCTGACCTCGCCGCAGCTGGCCCGACGACTGACGCGGACGCCCCAGCTGCCGCTGCTGTGCTCGGCGCTGACGGGTGCCGTTGTTCTGGTGGCCGCCGATCTCACCGCGAGGACACTGCTGCCCCCGCTGGAGATCCCGGTCGGGGCACTGACCTCACTGGTCGGGGGACCGTATCTGCTGTGGCTGCTGGGTCGACGAGCGACCGCGCGCTGAAGGTGCTCCGGCGGAAGCGGACCGCACGCTGAACGCCCTCCCCGGGAACGAGCCGTGCGCTGAAGGCCCTCCCCCAGGAACGAACCGTGCGCTGAAGGGCTCCCGCGGGAGGCAAGCCGCATGCTGAAGCGCCTCCGCCGGGAACGAGCCGCACACCCAACGCCGACCCGCGGAACGAGCCTTACACCGAGCCCCCTCCCGAAGACCCAGCCGCACACCAAAGCGCCTCCCCCCGAAGCAAGCCACACACCCCAAGCCCACCCCCCAAAACGCGCCGCACACCGAACCCCCTCCCAAAGACCCAGCCGCACACCAAAGCGCCTCCCCCCGAAGCAAGCCACACACCCCAAGCCCACCCCCCAAAACGCGCCGCACACCGAACCCCCTCCCAAAGACCCAGCCGCACACCAAAGCGCCTCCCCCCGAAGCAAGCCACACACCCCAAGCCCACCCCCCAAAACGCGCCGCACACCGAACCCCCTCCCAAAGACCCAGCCGCACACCAAAGCGCCTCCCCCGAAGCAAGCCACACACCCCAAGCCCACCCCCAAAACGCGCCGCACACCGAACCCCCTCCCAAAGACCCAGCCGCACACCAAAGCGCCTCCCCCCGAAGCAAGCCACACACCCCAAGCCCACCCCCCAAAACGCGCCGCACGCCGAAGGGCCTCCCGCACGACCAAGCCGTACGCCCACAGCCCACCCGCGGAGCGAGCCGCACGCCGAAGGGCCCCGGCATCAGACCGGGGCCCTTCGTTCACGCCATGCGGATCAGATCGTCGCCGTGTCGATCACGAACCGGTAGCGCACATCGCTGTTGACGACCCGCTCGTACGCCTCGTTGATCTCCGACGCGGCGATCAGCTCGATCTCGGAGCCGATGCCGTGCTCGGCGCAGAAGTCGAGCATCTCCTGGGTCTCGGCGATGCCGCCGATCATCGAACCGGCGAGGGTCTTGTTGCCGCCGATGAGGGAGAACAGGTTCAGCGCGATGGGCTCCTCGGGGGCGCCCACGTTGACCAGCGCGCCGCCCGTCCTGAGCAGGCTCAGGTAGGCGCCGAAGTCCAGCGGCGCGGAGACCGTGGACAGGATCAGGTCGAAGGAGCCGGCGAGCTCCTCGAACGTCTTGGGGTCGCTGGTCGCGTAGTAGTGGTCCGCGCCCAGCTTCAGGCCGTCGTCCTTCTTGCGCAGGGACTGCGACAGGACGGTGACCTCCGCGCCGAGCGCGTGCGCGATCTTGACGCCCATGTGGCCGAGGCCGCCCAGGCCGATCACGGCGACCTTCTTGCCGGGGGCGGCACCCCACTGCTTGAGCGGCGAGTACGTGGTGATGCCGGCGCACAGCAGCGGGGCGGCCTCGTCGAGGGACAGGCCCTCGGGGATACGGACGACGAAGTTCTCGTCGACGACGACCTTCTCGGAGTAGCCGCCGTAGGTGGGCTCGCCGTCCTTGCCTATGGCGTTGTACGTGCCGACCGAGCCCCCGGTGCAGTGCTGCTCGAGGCCTGCCTTGCAGTTGTCGCACTCGCGGCAGGAGTCGACCAGGCAGCCGACGCCGACGCGGTCGCCGACCTTGTACTTGGTGACGCCGGGGCCGACCTCGGAGACGACGCCGGCGATCTCGTGGCCCGGGACCATCGGGAAGATGGCCTCGCCCCAGCCCTCGCGGGCCTGGTGGATGTCCGAGTGGCAGATGCCGGCGAACTTGATGTCGATCAGGACGTCGTGCTCGCGGACCGCCCGGCGCTCGATGGTGGTGCGCTCCAGGGGAGCCTTCGAGGCGGGGGCGGCGTATGCGGCAACAGTGGTCATGAGGGTGGTTCTCCTCGGGAGGGTGTGTGCCCGGCTGCCTTCTGTCTTGTCCATTCGTCCGGGCACGCTGCACAGCCTGCCCCAGGAATCGACACCCACCCAGGCCACAGCTTTGCGTACGTTCGGCGGTCCTACTACTGGCGGGGACAGGATGGTGTGCGTACGACCGTGAATACTTGACGTATGGACGACATGGCCGAGGAACTGCCCGGAGGCCGCTCACTGGACCGGCGCGCCGAACTCAGCGAGTTTCTGCGCACCCGGCGGGCCCGGCTGAAGCCGGAGGACGTGGGGCTTCCGGACTTCGGGCGGCACCGCAGGGTACCGGGGTTGCGCCGCGAGGAGCTGTCGCAGCTGGCGGGCGTCTCGGTGGCGTACTACACGCGCCTGGAGCAGGGCAACGGGCGCAATGTCTCGGCGGAGGTCCTGGACGCCATCGCCCGCGCGCTCCGCCTGACCGACGCCGAGCGCGCGCACCTCACGCATCTGGCGAAGCCCAAACAGCACAAGAAGAAGACCACCGCGCGCACCGAGCAGGTGCGCGGGTCGATCCGGCAGCTGCTGGACTCGATCAACGTTCCGGCGTACGTCTCGGGGCGGCGGTCGGACATCGTCGCCTGGAACGGGATGGCGGCGGCGGTCTTCGGGGACTGGGCCGAGCTCCCGGCGCAGGAGCGGAACTGGGCGCGGATGATCTTCCTGCGGCCGGAGTACCAGAACCTGTTCGTGCCGTGGGAGCAGAAGGCCAGCGATGTGGTCAGCTACCTGCGGATGGACGCCGGCTGCCATCCGGACGACCCGCGGCTGTCCGCACTGGTCGGCGAGCTCTCCGTGAAGAGCGAGGAGTTCAGGCGGCTGTGGGCCACTCACGACGTCAAGGAGAAGAACTTCGGCGTCAAGCAGCTCCGCCACCCGCTGGTCGGCGAACTGACCCTGAACTTCGAGTCGTTCCCCCTGTCCGACGGCACCGAGCAGGCCCTGATCACCTACCACGCGGAGCCGGGCTCCCCCTCTGCGGAGGCGCTGAGGCTGCTGGCGAGCTGGGGCGCGGACGCGACCCGGGCGGGCGAGTCCGCGCACTCCTGAGCCGGTCTCAGCCCTGGTACGGCGGCGCCGCTCCCCAGTTCCACTTCGGCACCGGCTGCTCCGCCGGCGGCTTGGCGTCCGGTCCTGAGAAGTGGACCGCGAGCCGGGTGCCCCACTCCACATAGGCGAGGAACGCCGAGCGGAACTCCGCGTCGGTGGGCAGTCCGGCCTCGTCGGCCGCGTCCTGGATGAGGTTCACCCAGCGGCGGCGCTGTGGCTCGGTGATGCCACGGCCCAGGTGCTTGGCGACCATGTGGCCGTGGCCGCCCTGGGTCTCGGAGTAGGCGGTCGGGCCGCCGAAGACCTCCGCGAGCCAGAGGGCGACGTGCTCGGCGTGCTCGGGGGCCAGCCCCGCGAACACCGGGGCCAGGAGATCATCGGCGAGGACCTTCTCGTAGAACACCGTGGTGAGCCGGCCGAAGGCCTCCGCGCCGCCCGCCCACGCGAAGAGGGTGGGGACGGCGGCGCCCCGGCCACGGACCGTCGTCGGTGTGTAGTGGCGCATCTCCTCGATGTTCTCGATGTACGGCCGGATCTCGGCGAGGAAGTCCGGGAACAGCTCCGACGTGCGGAAGCCCTCCAGGTGGTCCTCGGTGGAGGTCCAGGTGATGCGCAGGACGAAGTGCTCGAAGTCCTCCTCGCAGCGCGCCAGTTCGTAGTCGACGCACTGCGGGGCCGCCGCCAGCTGGGTCGCTGCGTGCGTGTAGGCGGACAGGAACTCCGCCGAGCGGTCTTCCGGGATGCGGTAGCGGATGTACTCGACGGTCTCTGTGGTCATGGCCTCACACAAACACGGAGCCGCGCCGGAAGCGCCCCTTCCGACCCGGAGTTCGCTGTGGGCTCACCCCTGGCCGGCGGGAAGGGGCACGGTCAGGCCGGGCTCGGGCGGGGCGCCCGTGAGCGCGGTGGTGTCGAGGTAGCGGATCTCATAGGAGCGCTCGATGAACCTCCAGCCGGCCGGGGTGCGTCGGTAGCGGTCGTGGTACAGGGCGTGGTCGGCGTGCGAGCTGCCGTCGCGCATCCGCCCGAACTCCACGAGGTACGCCCGCCCGTACGCGCTGTCGCCGTCGACCCCGAGCACTCCGGGGTGCACGGTCTGCACGAAGTACTTCCTGGCCGGCCTCGTCACCGGGGCCCCCCGACTGGTCCTCCTGGAACGCACGGTCAACGGCCGGCCCGGCCTGGTGGTCCAAGTGGACGACACCGTTCAGGCGGTCCTCGCCCTCGATGTCGAGGACGACCGGGTCACCCGTGTCCGGGCGGTACGGAACCCGGAGAAGCTGCGGCCCGGGACGGCGGGCTGAGGCACGGAGAAGGCCCGCCGGAAGCGGTGCTCCCGACGGGCCTCTCCCTTACTACGACCTACAGGTCACTTCGCGTAGTACGCGTTGTAGATCGAGATCGTCGACTTGTTGCCCTTCTTGTCGGCGATCTTGGCGTGGAAGGAGATGGCCTTCCCCTTCGCCGGGTTCTTCACGGTGATCTTGCCGCCCGAGACCGTGACCTTCTTCCAGGTCTGGCCGTAGTCGTACGACACGTACACCGCGAGGGACTTCAGGTTGGAGCCCTTGGCGGAACCCTCGACGGTCAGCGGGATCTTGACCGTCTTACCGGCCTCGACACGGCTGTCCAGACCCGTGGCCGCGTTGAAGCGGACCATGGAGGCGGGCAGCTTGGTGAAGTCGGCCGTCTTCTTGGACGAGAACGTCCAGCTGGCGTCGATCCGGGTGGAGGCCGCCGCGACCTTGACGCTGCGCTTGACCGAGGTCGTCAGCTTGTACGAGGCCTGGCCGGCCGGGACCTTGAAGGTCTTCTCGCCGAACAGCGGGTCGTCGTTCGAGCCGACCTTGACGCCGTTCTTGTACAGCGTGGTGTTGACCGAGGTGAACACCGACGAGCCGGCGTGGCCCTGGCCGTCCGCGAACAGCGGGAGGGAGCCGAAGATCTCGTTGCCGTTGCGGTACAGACCGAGGTCGGCGTTGAGATGCGGGCCGAAGACCGCGGTGTTGAAGGTCTTCCCGTACGACTTGCCGCCCTGGAAGGACTGTGCGGCACCGAGCGTGTAGTACGCCTCGGAGATCGGGAAGCCGTCCGGGTCGACACCGCTGTCCTGCTCGAAGTCCATCCCCCACTTGACGCCGCTGAGGGTGGACAGGTGCAGGGTGCGGGTGCTGGGCAGGGTCTGCTGGATGCCGATCGAGGAACCCGAGAAGGAGCCGGGCAGCCAGCCCACGGCGTTGATCGAGCCCTTCTTGCCGCTCGACGCCGCGCCCATGCCGACCTTGACCGTGGCCAGCTCGCTCGCCTTGTAGTGCTTGGTGTAACCGGTGGCGAACTGCTTGACCTTGCTGCCGGCGACGGTGTCGTACTGCTCGGTGGCGCCCTTGCTCCAGTGGCCGTCGAACTGCTCGGTGAGCGAACCGTCGGTCACCTGCGGGCCGAAGTGCGCGGTACGGAAGCCCGCGTACGAGTCCAGGAACCAGCCGTAGCCGTAACCGCCGTCGGCCGTGTCGACCTGGAAGCCGGGCGAGGCGAACTCCGACTTGGCCGCCGTGTCCGGCACGGTGATGTCGACCGGCTTGGCCTTGCGCGCGTCCAGCGTGATCGTCGTGTTCTTCGTGACGTTCAGCTTCGGCTGGACCATCCAGTCGGCGCCCTTGGTGGCGTCCTCCGGGTCCACGAAGTACGCGGAGTTGAGGATGTAGCCGCCCTTGGGCGCGCGGACGGTGACCGAGCCGTCCTCGTCGTACGGCGCGAACCACTTGCCGTTGGCGAGGCCGGAGATGCCGGACAGGTCCGTGCTGTAGGTCTTGGCCGGCTTGCCGTCACGGTCGAGGACGTTCAGCGTGACGTCGTACGACTCGACCTCCCGCTGCACCGCCGCCGCCGTGCGCACGGTCTGACCGCCGCCCGTCGCCGTCACGTACGCGGAGTACGCACCGTCGAGCGTGCCGCCCAGCTTGGTGTTGACGATGAGGTCGACGGAGGCCTTGCCGCCCGCCGGGACCGTCACCGTGGTGGCGCCCAGCTTGAAGAAGCCGGCCGGAGCGGCCTGCCCCTTCGGGTTGGTGGCCGTCGACGACAGCTTCAGCGTGACGTCCTTGGTACCGAGGTTGCGGTACGTCACCTGCTTGGTGACCGGCTTGTCGTCGGTGTGCGGCCACAGCTGCGTGCCGAAGCTCACCGACACCGGGTTGGCGATGACGGACTGCGTGATGGCCTTGTCGACCGCGATACGGCCCGAACCCTGCTGGAACGGGGTGTACTTGCCGCCCTTGGCGGAGCCGGTGAGGGTGCCCTTCAGCTCGGCGTAGCCCCAGTTCGGGTGCTCCTGCTTGAGGATCGCCGCCGCGCCCGCGACGTGCGGGGTCGCCATCGACGTACCGGAGATGGTCAGGTAGCCGGCGGGCTTCTCGCCGACCTCCTTGTCGATGAGGCTGCCGGGAGCGGCCGCCGCGGTGATGTCCACACCCGGCGCGGTCACGTCGGGCTTGATCTGCCCGTCGAGGCCGGGGCCGGTGCTGGAGAAGGACGCCAGCTTGTCCTTGTCGTCGACCGCGCCGACGGTCAGGGCGGAGGCGGCGCTGCCCGGGGAGCCGATGGTCTGGTCGCCGAAGTCGCCCTCGTTGCCGGCGGCGATGGCGAACAGGATGCCCTTGGTCTCCGAGAGCTTGTTGACCTCGGCTTCCAGCGGGTCGATCTCCGGGGTGTCGCCGCCGCCCAGGCTGAGGTTGACGACGTCGGCGCCCTGCTCGGCCGCCCACTCCATGCCCGCGAGGATCTGCGAGTCGTCGCCGTAGCCGTCGTCGCTGAGCACCTTGCCGTTGAGCAGCTTGGCGCCGGGGGCCACACCCTTGTACTTGCCGCCGGACTTCGCGCCGGTACCGGCCGCGATGGAGGCGACGTGCGTGCCGTGGCCGAACTTGTCGGTCGCGTCGGCGGAGGTGGAGAAGTTCTTGGCCGCGATCACCTGGTCCTTGAGGTCCGGGTGGGTCGCGTCGATGCCGGTGTCCAGGACGGCGATCTTGACGCCCTTGCCGTCGTAGCCCTTGGCCCAGGCGGTCGGAGCGCCGATCTGCGGCACGGACTTGTCGAGGCTGGCCTTGCGGACGCCGTCGAGCCAGACGTGCGCGATGCCGGAGGCGGTCTTGTCGCCGTTGGTGACCGCGTCCCACAGCTCGGGCGCGTCCTCCTTCGGCGTCTGCACCGCGTCGGCGTTCAGGGAGGCCAGGCT
Encoded proteins:
- a CDS encoding NAD(P)-dependent alcohol dehydrogenase — protein: MTTVAAYAAPASKAPLERTTIERRAVREHDVLIDIKFAGICHSDIHQAREGWGEAIFPMVPGHEIAGVVSEVGPGVTKYKVGDRVGVGCLVDSCRECDNCKAGLEQHCTGGSVGTYNAIGKDGEPTYGGYSEKVVVDENFVVRIPEGLSLDEAAPLLCAGITTYSPLKQWGAAPGKKVAVIGLGGLGHMGVKIAHALGAEVTVLSQSLRKKDDGLKLGADHYYATSDPKTFEELAGSFDLILSTVSAPLDFGAYLSLLRTGGALVNVGAPEEPIALNLFSLIGGNKTLAGSMIGGIAETQEMLDFCAEHGIGSEIELIAASEINEAYERVVNSDVRYRFVIDTATI
- a CDS encoding helix-turn-helix transcriptional regulator; protein product: MDDMAEELPGGRSLDRRAELSEFLRTRRARLKPEDVGLPDFGRHRRVPGLRREELSQLAGVSVAYYTRLEQGNGRNVSAEVLDAIARALRLTDAERAHLTHLAKPKQHKKKTTARTEQVRGSIRQLLDSINVPAYVSGRRSDIVAWNGMAAAVFGDWAELPAQERNWARMIFLRPEYQNLFVPWEQKASDVVSYLRMDAGCHPDDPRLSALVGELSVKSEEFRRLWATHDVKEKNFGVKQLRHPLVGELTLNFESFPLSDGTEQALITYHAEPGSPSAEALRLLASWGADATRAGESAHS
- a CDS encoding group II truncated hemoglobin produces the protein MTTETVEYIRYRIPEDRSAEFLSAYTHAATQLAAAPQCVDYELARCEEDFEHFVLRITWTSTEDHLEGFRTSELFPDFLAEIRPYIENIEEMRHYTPTTVRGRGAAVPTLFAWAGGAEAFGRLTTVFYEKVLADDLLAPVFAGLAPEHAEHVALWLAEVFGGPTAYSETQGGHGHMVAKHLGRGITEPQRRRWVNLIQDAADEAGLPTDAEFRSAFLAYVEWGTRLAVHFSGPDAKPPAEQPVPKWNWGAAPPYQG
- a CDS encoding nuclear transport factor 2 family protein, translated to MQTVHPGVLGVDGDSAYGRAYLVEFGRMRDGSSHADHALYHDRYRRTPAGWRFIERSYEIRYLDTTALTGAPPEPGLTVPLPAGQG
- a CDS encoding S8 family serine peptidase produces the protein MKKACAATIATAAAVALAAGMTSPASADAQQTASVAQTNKAQLTPKHRITLITGDRVVVDAKGRVVGLEPAKGREHIPVQLRKADGHTYVLPSDVVRLVSSGKLDQRLFDVTELNKATTRKSQSKGLKVIVGYKGAASAAKDDVRDAGTLRHSLASLNADAVQTPKEDAPELWDAVTNGDKTASGIAHVWLDGVRKASLDKSVPQIGAPTAWAKGYDGKGVKIAVLDTGIDATHPDLKDQVIAAKNFSTSADATDKFGHGTHVASIAAGTGAKSGGKYKGVAPGAKLLNGKVLSDDGYGDDSQILAGMEWAAEQGADVVNLSLGGGDTPEIDPLEAEVNKLSETKGILFAIAAGNEGDFGDQTIGSPGSAASALTVGAVDDKDKLASFSSTGPGLDGQIKPDVTAPGVDITAAAAPGSLIDKEVGEKPAGYLTISGTSMATPHVAGAAAILKQEHPNWGYAELKGTLTGSAKGGKYTPFQQGSGRIAVDKAITQSVIANPVSVSFGTQLWPHTDDKPVTKQVTYRNLGTKDVTLKLSSTATNPKGQAAPAGFFKLGATTVTVPAGGKASVDLIVNTKLGGTLDGAYSAYVTATGGGQTVRTAAAVQREVESYDVTLNVLDRDGKPAKTYSTDLSGISGLANGKWFAPYDEDGSVTVRAPKGGYILNSAYFVDPEDATKGADWMVQPKLNVTKNTTITLDARKAKPVDITVPDTAAKSEFASPGFQVDTADGGYGYGWFLDSYAGFRTAHFGPQVTDGSLTEQFDGHWSKGATEQYDTVAGSKVKQFATGYTKHYKASELATVKVGMGAASSGKKGSINAVGWLPGSFSGSSIGIQQTLPSTRTLHLSTLSGVKWGMDFEQDSGVDPDGFPISEAYYTLGAAQSFQGGKSYGKTFNTAVFGPHLNADLGLYRNGNEIFGSLPLFADGQGHAGSSVFTSVNTTLYKNGVKVGSNDDPLFGEKTFKVPAGQASYKLTTSVKRSVKVAAASTRIDASWTFSSKKTADFTKLPASMVRFNAATGLDSRVEAGKTVKIPLTVEGSAKGSNLKSLAVYVSYDYGQTWKKVTVSGGKITVKNPAKGKAISFHAKIADKKGNKSTISIYNAYYAK